Proteins encoded within one genomic window of Gadus macrocephalus chromosome 16, ASM3116895v1:
- the LOC132475239 gene encoding LOW QUALITY PROTEIN: retinal guanylyl cyclase 2-like (The sequence of the model RefSeq protein was modified relative to this genomic sequence to represent the inferred CDS: inserted 2 bases in 2 codons) codes for CETSQALTTFLNYEKVADAFVGPTNTGFCSAANLLAXNWDKAIFSYGCVNYELDQGATYPTFARTLPPPFGILFAVLKYFQWANVGIVSSNEDIWXGSGGKLANALRREGLPVGIVTAMGINETEVERTMKRIQAKADLKVIIMCMHSALIGGQQQATFLLKALELGLTQGQYVFLPYDALLYSLPYGNVSYAPLKNSSRLRRAYDAVLTVTVESGDLSFYRPGRGHVERGAARQPGALQVGSGGLCWEGACWRRCTQS; via the exons TGCGAGACGTCCCAGGCGCTCACCACCTTCTTGAACTACGAGAAGGTGGCGGACGCGTTCGTGGGCCCCACCAACACGGGCTTCTGCTCCGCGGCCAACCTGCTGG CCAACTGGGATAAAGCCATCTTCTCTTATGGATGTGTCAACTACGAGCTGGACCAAGGCGCCACGTATCCCACCTTCGCCAGGACGCTGCCGCCCCCGTTTGGCATCTTGTTTGCGGTGTTGAAGTACTTTCAATGGGCCAACGTCGGAATCGTTTCGTCCAACGAGGACATCT ATGGAAGCGGCGGGAAGCTAGCGAACGCCCTGCGTCGCGAGGGCCTCCCCGTGGGCATCGTGACCGCCATGGGGATCAACGAGACGGAGGTGGAGCGGACCATGAAGAGGATCCAGGCGAAGGCAGACCTCAAGG TCATCATCATGTGCATGCACTCGGCCCTGATCGGGGGCCAGCAGCAGGCCACCTTCCTGCTGAAGGCCCTGGAGCTGGGGCTGACCCAGGGCCAGTACGTGTTCCTGCCCTACGACGCGCTGCTCTACAGCCTGCCCTACGGCAACGTCTCCTACGCCCCGCTGAAGAACAGCAGCCGGCTGCGGCGGGCCTACGACGCCGTGCTCACCGTCACCGTGGAGTCGGGGGACCTGTCCTTCTACAGGCCTGGACGCGGCCACGTGGAGCGGGGGGCTGCCCGCCAACCTGGAGCCCTGCAGGTGGGCTCGGGGGGGTTGTGTTGGGAGGGCGCATGCTGGAGGCGCTGCACTCAGAGCTGA
- the tsku gene encoding LOW QUALITY PROTEIN: tsukushi (The sequence of the model RefSeq protein was modified relative to this genomic sequence to represent the inferred CDS: inserted 2 bases in 2 codons; deleted 1 base in 1 codon): MMLRLLCHVLSLLVVGHCTAVKNCHHGCRCEVENFGQFDSFSLTRVDCSGLGPAASVPVPIPLDTTHLDLSSNTMGPLSDSMLTGPGYTTLISLDLSSNHITEISPNALRRLRYLENLDLRDNALESLSSRALAGLPLAEVDLSYNRFQNFDMDVFATKVNGEPVIVDLSHNQIRSVTRAXQGGVPFIQSLSLSANRLTDIPALGGLPLRYLNLDDNPIVSVPEGAFSQLKDLVHLSLSGMSQLRDVQPYGFQGLQSLQVLDLSENPELKTLSLAVFSGLGSLQELNLSXLGVLSLPGNMLAHLPSIKSITLGQGIHCRRTQKQGQFHWQLGQVTHNDVLTCNVDGVMV, encoded by the exons atgATGTTGCGCCTGCTGTGCCATGTCCTGTCTCTGCTGGTGGTGGGGCACTGCACTGCGGTCAAGAACTGCCACCATGGGTGCCGCTGCGAGGTGGAGAACTTTGGCCAGTTTGACAGCTTCAGCCTGACCAGGGTGGACTGCAGCGGGCTGGGCCCCGCCGCCTCTGTGCCTGTCCCCATCCCCCTGGACACCACGCACCTGGACCTGTCGTCCAACACCATGGGCCCGCTGAGCGACTCCATGCTCACCGGGCCGGGCTACACCACCCTGATCAGCCTGGACCTCAGCAGCAACCACATCACCGAG ATCAGCCCGAATGCCTTGCGCAGG CTGCGTTACCTGGAGAACCTGGACCTGAGGGACAACGCCCTGGAGAGCCTTTCCTCCAGGGCCCTGGCCGGGCTCCCTCTGGCGGAGGTGGACCTCAGCTACAACCGCTTCCAGAACTTTGACATGGACGTGTTTGCCACCAAAGTCAACGGCGAGCCTGTCATCGTGGATCTGTCTCACAACCAGATCCGCAGCGTTACCCGGG ACCAGGGGGGCGTGCCCTTCATCCAGAGCTTATCTCTGTCGGCCAACCGCCTGACGGACATCCCCGCGCTGGGGGGCCTCCCGCTGCGCTACCTGAACCTGGACGACAACCCCATCGTCTCCGTCCCGGAGGGGGCCTTCTCGCAGCTCAAGGACCTGGTCCACCTGTCCCTCAGCGGGATGAGCCAGCTGCGGGACGTCCAGCCCTATGGGTTCCAGGGCCTCCAGAGCCTGCAGGTGCTGGACCTCTCGGAGAACCCCGAGCTCAAGACGCTGAGTCTGGCCGTTTTCAGCGGGCTGGGGTCCCTCCAGGAACTGAACCTTT TACTCGGGGTGCTGTCGCTGCCGGGGAACATGCTGGCCCACCTGCCCAGCATCAAGAGCATCACGCTGGGACAGGGCATCCATTGCCGGAGGACGCAGAAGCAGGGGCAGTTCCACTGGCAGCTGGGCCAGGTGACGCACAACGATGTGCTGACCTGTAATGTGGACGGTGTGATGGTGTGA
- the mmp13b gene encoding collagenase 3 isoform X2, giving the protein MTMTALLLLVMVAHCIAVPIPGDETDKRLQAEKYLSRFYNLPAGLLGARKSSDVLQTKLKEMQAFFNLKVTGKLDAETFDTMKLPRCGVPDVGEYNVSPRKLKWPNNNLTFRIENFTPDMKKADIERAIRQAFNVWASVTPLTFKRLHSGIADIMISFAARDHGDFNSFDGPNGLLAHAYAPGKGIGGDTHFDEDENWTKESNDYNLFLVATHEFGHALGLEHSREAGSLMFPTYSYSPGFPLSEDDIDGIQELYGPNPNRKVKPKPDAPKRCDPLLSFDAITELRGETILFKDRFYWRIHPQMPEPELTLIRSTWPALPKEVDAAYENSDKDVVVIFSGIKMWALSGYDMVEGYPKYIHKLGLPKKVREIDAAVHIPETGKTLLFTDEQYWSYDERTSTMDVGFPRAIESDFPGIGKEVDAAVYDSGTLYFFHDYMRFEYSYRSRKVISILRANSILNC; this is encoded by the exons ATGACAATGACTGCCCTCCTGCTCCTGGTGATGGTCGCTCACTGCATCGCTGTGCCTATCCCCGGCGACGAGACAGACAAGAGGCTACAAGCAGAG AAATACCTCAGCCGTTTCTACAATCTCCCCGCTGGTCTGCTTGGAGCAAGGAAATCTTCAGACGTTCTGCAGACCAAACTAAAGGAGATGCAGGCTTTCTTCAACTTAAAG GTAACTGGGAAACTAGATGCCGAAACCTTTGACACAATGAAGCTGCCCAGATGTGGAGTCCCAGATGTGGGGGAATACAACGTCTCCCCCAGGAAGCTCAAGTGGCCCAACAACAATCTCACCTTCAG GATAGAAAACTTCACCCCCGACATGAAGAAGGCGGACATTGAGAGAGCCATCCGACAGGCCTTCAACGTGTGGGCCTCAGTCACCCCCCTCACTTTCAAGAGGCTCCACAGTGGTATCGCTGACATCATGATCAGCTTCGCAGCACGTG ACCATGGAGATTTTAATAGTTTTGACGGGCCTAATGGCTTACTGGCCCATGCCTATGCCCCTGGCAAGGGCATCGGGGGGGATACACACTTTGACGAGGATGAAAACTGGACCAAAGAATCAAACG ACTACAATTTGTTTTTGGTCGCGACACACGAGTTTGGACATGCCCTTGGCTTGGAACATTCCAGAGAAGCAGGCTCTTTGATGTTTCCCACCTACTCATACAGCCCGGGATTCCCCCTGTCTGAGGACGATATTGATGGTATTCAAGAACTTTATG GGCCAAACCCCAACAGGAAAGTGAAGCCCAAACCTGACGCACCAAAGAGATGTGACCCCCTGTTGAGCTTTGATGCCATCACAGAGTTGAGAGGGGAAACCATCCTCTTCAAAGACAG GTTCTACTGGCGTATCCACCCCCAGATGCCGGAGCCGGAGCTGACGCTGATCCGTTCCACCTGGCCCGCCCTGCCCAAGGAGGTGGACGCGGCCTACGAGAACTCTGACAAGGACGTGGTCGTCATATTCAGTG GAATCAAGATGTGGGCACTGAGTGGTTATGATATGGTGGAGGGTTACCCGAAGTACATCCACAAACTCGGTCTCCCCAAGAAAGTGAGGGAGATTGACGCTGCGGTGCACATCCCCGAAACGGGCAAAACACTGCTCTTCACCGACGAACAGTACTGGAG CTACGATGAAAGGACCAGCACCATGGATGTTGGCTTCCCGAGAGCAATTGAGTCGGACTTCCCTGGAATAGGAAAGGAGGTGGATGCAGCGGTTTATGACTCCG GTACCTTGTATTTCTTCCACGACTACATGAGGTTTGAGTACAGCTACAGGTCAAGGAAGGTCATTTCTATTCTGAGAGCCAACTCCATTCTCAACTGCTGA
- the mmp13b gene encoding collagenase 3 isoform X1 — protein sequence MTMTALLLLVMVAHCIAVPIPGDETDKRLQAENTCCNFSSCLRMASLLLNVQKYLSRFYNLPAGLLGARKSSDVLQTKLKEMQAFFNLKVTGKLDAETFDTMKLPRCGVPDVGEYNVSPRKLKWPNNNLTFRIENFTPDMKKADIERAIRQAFNVWASVTPLTFKRLHSGIADIMISFAARDHGDFNSFDGPNGLLAHAYAPGKGIGGDTHFDEDENWTKESNDYNLFLVATHEFGHALGLEHSREAGSLMFPTYSYSPGFPLSEDDIDGIQELYGPNPNRKVKPKPDAPKRCDPLLSFDAITELRGETILFKDRFYWRIHPQMPEPELTLIRSTWPALPKEVDAAYENSDKDVVVIFSGIKMWALSGYDMVEGYPKYIHKLGLPKKVREIDAAVHIPETGKTLLFTDEQYWSYDERTSTMDVGFPRAIESDFPGIGKEVDAAVYDSGTLYFFHDYMRFEYSYRSRKVISILRANSILNC from the exons ATGACAATGACTGCCCTCCTGCTCCTGGTGATGGTCGCTCACTGCATCGCTGTGCCTATCCCCGGCGACGAGACAGACAAGAGGCTACAAGCAGAG AACACATGTTGCAACTTCTCTTCTTGTTTAAGAATGGCCTCACTTCTTTTAAATGTACAGAAATACCTCAGCCGTTTCTACAATCTCCCCGCTGGTCTGCTTGGAGCAAGGAAATCTTCAGACGTTCTGCAGACCAAACTAAAGGAGATGCAGGCTTTCTTCAACTTAAAG GTAACTGGGAAACTAGATGCCGAAACCTTTGACACAATGAAGCTGCCCAGATGTGGAGTCCCAGATGTGGGGGAATACAACGTCTCCCCCAGGAAGCTCAAGTGGCCCAACAACAATCTCACCTTCAG GATAGAAAACTTCACCCCCGACATGAAGAAGGCGGACATTGAGAGAGCCATCCGACAGGCCTTCAACGTGTGGGCCTCAGTCACCCCCCTCACTTTCAAGAGGCTCCACAGTGGTATCGCTGACATCATGATCAGCTTCGCAGCACGTG ACCATGGAGATTTTAATAGTTTTGACGGGCCTAATGGCTTACTGGCCCATGCCTATGCCCCTGGCAAGGGCATCGGGGGGGATACACACTTTGACGAGGATGAAAACTGGACCAAAGAATCAAACG ACTACAATTTGTTTTTGGTCGCGACACACGAGTTTGGACATGCCCTTGGCTTGGAACATTCCAGAGAAGCAGGCTCTTTGATGTTTCCCACCTACTCATACAGCCCGGGATTCCCCCTGTCTGAGGACGATATTGATGGTATTCAAGAACTTTATG GGCCAAACCCCAACAGGAAAGTGAAGCCCAAACCTGACGCACCAAAGAGATGTGACCCCCTGTTGAGCTTTGATGCCATCACAGAGTTGAGAGGGGAAACCATCCTCTTCAAAGACAG GTTCTACTGGCGTATCCACCCCCAGATGCCGGAGCCGGAGCTGACGCTGATCCGTTCCACCTGGCCCGCCCTGCCCAAGGAGGTGGACGCGGCCTACGAGAACTCTGACAAGGACGTGGTCGTCATATTCAGTG GAATCAAGATGTGGGCACTGAGTGGTTATGATATGGTGGAGGGTTACCCGAAGTACATCCACAAACTCGGTCTCCCCAAGAAAGTGAGGGAGATTGACGCTGCGGTGCACATCCCCGAAACGGGCAAAACACTGCTCTTCACCGACGAACAGTACTGGAG CTACGATGAAAGGACCAGCACCATGGATGTTGGCTTCCCGAGAGCAATTGAGTCGGACTTCCCTGGAATAGGAAAGGAGGTGGATGCAGCGGTTTATGACTCCG GTACCTTGTATTTCTTCCACGACTACATGAGGTTTGAGTACAGCTACAGGTCAAGGAAGGTCATTTCTATTCTGAGAGCCAACTCCATTCTCAACTGCTGA